One Saccharomyces mikatae IFO 1815 strain IFO1815 genome assembly, chromosome: 16 genomic region harbors:
- the BET2 gene encoding Rab geranylgeranyltransferase BET2 (similar to Saccharomyces cerevisiae BET2 (YPR176C); ancestral locus Anc_7.533) translates to MSESLTLLREKHIRYIESLDTKTHNFEYWLTEHLRLNGIYWGLTALCVLDSPETFAKDEVIAFVLSCWDDKYGAFAPFPRHDAHLLTTLSAVQILATYDALDILGEARKARLVSFIRGNQLEDGSFQGDRFGEVDTRFVYTALSALSILGELTPEVVDPAVEFVLKCYNFDGGFGLCPNAESHAAQAFTCLGALAISNKLDVLSHEQLEEIGWWLCERQLPEGGLNGRPSKLPDVCYSWWVLSSLAIIGKLDWINYEKLTEFILKCQDEKKGGISDRPENEVDVFHTVFGVAGLSLMGYDNLVSIDPIYCMPSTVTTKFKKYPYK, encoded by the coding sequence ATGTCTGAATCACTAACGCTGCTGAGGGAGAAACATATTCGGTATATTGAATCACTGGATACTAAGACGCATAATTTTGAATACTGGCTTACGGAGCATCTTCGTTTGAATGGTATATATTGGGGACTTACAGCTTTATGTGTGCTTGATTCCCCAGAGACATTTGCAAAAGACGAGGTTATAGCATTTGTGCTGAGTTGTTGGGATGATAAATATGGCGCGTTTGCACCATTTCCAAGACACGATGCACATTTATTGACTACATTATCCGCAGTGCAAATATTGGCTACTTATGATGCGTTGGATATTCTTGGAGAAGCTCGTAAGGCTCGCTTGGTTTCATTTATTCGTGGGAATCAACTGGAAGATGGTTCTTTCCAAGGCGACAGATTTGGGGAAGTAGATACAAGATTTGTTTATACAGCATTGAGTGCGCTGTCGATTTTGGGCGAATTGACGCCTGAAGTTGTTGACCCTGCTGTGGAATTTGTTCTCAAATGTTATAATTTTGACGGCGGTTTTGGATTATGTCCTAATGCTGAATCGCATGCAGCTCAAGCCTTTACTTGTCTAGGCGCCTTGGCAATTTCTAACAAATTGGATGTGCTTAGCCACGAGCAATTAGAAGAAATTGGGTGGTGGCTTTGTGAACGACAATTACCAGAAGGCGGATTGAATGGTAGACCAAGCAAACTACCCGATGTTTGCTATAGTTGGTGGGTTTTATCTTCTTTAGCTATTATTGGTAAACTGGATTGGATAAATTATGAGAAATTAACCGAGTTTATACTCAAATGTCAAGATGAGAAAAAGGGTGGAATAAGCGATAGGCCTGAAAATGAAGTTGATGTATTTCATACTGTTTTCGGTGTTGCTGGCCTAAGTTTAATGGGATACGATAATCTAGTTTCAATAGATCCTATATACTGTATGCCGAGTACCGTTACGACCAAGTTTAAAAAGTATCCATATAAATAG
- the PRP4 gene encoding U4/U6-U5 snRNP complex subunit PRP4 (similar to Saccharomyces cerevisiae PRP4 (YPR178W); ancestral locus Anc_7.534) produces the protein MSKGIALENLPVDLQHKGVTQNASTADILSKLPHEQLQSILKKIPEDDLEVRKLLLFLEKAEVVENEDAQQRRVRLAEVLMVDEIDPASINSKEGIKAGQDDVEDDEEFFTPATSALIFARKFLIKYSLERSRKRLQRELERYQQFNTKQELLTRRAELQRMAKLELAGSQLVSTRPISAVSLSPDDTLVATGSWAGDLRILSSQTLQPLSQKLDSHVGKIGAVEWHPSSNNQMVSCAEDGLIKNFQYLNKEGELRLLGDFVGHERRVSDVKYHPSGKFIGSASHDMTWRLWDASTHQELLLQEGHSKGVFSLSFQCDGSLVCSGGMDSLTMLWDIRSGSKVMTLAGHSKPVYTVAWSPNGYQVATGGGDGLINVWDIRQRDEGQLNQILAHRNIVTQVKFSNDDGGKKLVSCGYDNLINIYSSDTWLKVQSLEGHTDKIISLDISNNSHFLVTGGWDRSIKLWN, from the coding sequence ATGAGTAAAGGCATTGCACTCGAAAATCTTCCAGTAGATTTACAACATAAAGGCGTCACGCAAAATGCAAGCACCGCTGATATATTGAGCAAGTTACCACATGAACAATTACAATCTAtcctaaaaaaaatacctgAAGATGATCTCGAGGTGAGAAAgttacttttatttttggaaaaggcAGAAGTAGTTGAGAATGAAGATGCACAACAAAGAAGAGTACGTCTAGCCGAAGTGCTGATGgttgatgaaattgatcCTGCAAGTATTAACAGCAAGGAAGGCATAAAGGCTGGGCAAGATGATGTcgaagatgatgaggagTTTTTTACACCAGCAACATCTGCACTCATTTTCGcaagaaagtttttgataaaatattCTCTCGAGAGATCTCGAAAGAGGTTACAAAGAGAATTGGAAAGATATCAACAGTTCAATACAAAACAAGAGTTACTCACTCGGCGTGCGGAACTACAGAGAATGGCTAAGTTAGAACTTGCGGGTTCCCAATTAGTCTCTACAAGGCCCATTTCAGCAGTTTCTTTATCACCAGATGATACGCTCGTCGCAACTGGAAGCTGGGCAGGAGATCTCCGAATATTAAGTTCTCAAACACTGCAGCCATTGTCACAGAAACTCGACTCTCACGTAGGAAAAATTGGGGCTGTTGAATGGCATCCAAGTTCAAACAACCAGATGGTCTCATGCGCAGAAGACGGACTCATCAAAAACTTCCAATACTTGAACAAGGAAGGTGAACTACGATTATTAGGAGATTTCGTTGGACACGAAAGACGTGTTTCTGATGTGAAGTACCATCCTAGTGGAAAATTCATTGGTAGTGCTTCCCATGATATGACTTGGAGGCTTTGGGATGCGTCAACACACCAAGAGCTATTACTACAGGAAGGACATAGTAAGGGTGTATTTAGCCTGTCTTTTCAATGTGACGGGTCTCTTGTTTGCAGCGGTGGCATGGACTCCCTTACGATGCTCTGGGACATACGATCCGGAAGTAAAGTCATGACTCTTGCAGGTCATTCGAAACCCGTATACACTGTAGCTTGGTCCCCTAACGGATACCAAGTAGCCACAGGTGGTGGTGATGGATTAATTAATGTTTGGGACATTAGACAACGAGATGAAGGCCAACTAAATCAAATATTGGCTCATCGCAATATTGTCACACAGGTAAAGTTTTCAAACGATGACGGCGGCAAAAAACTCGTATCTTGTGGATATGATAATTTGAttaatata